One window of the Lactococcus lactis genome contains the following:
- a CDS encoding asparaginase — MMKKILILHTGGTISMAEDENGHVSPNAVNPMNAVSMQFDEVNLVTEDIFNLPSPHVTLSDMLVLKNRIKTAFIAEDFDGVVITHGTDTLEETAFFLDTTLSRGKPIVLTGAMRSSNELGTDGIYNLLIAIRVAADSNSSDRGVLVVMNDEIHSARYVTKTHTTNVSTFQTPTHGPVGLLTKNKIIYFHKDSENQHLDVATVHGKVPIVKAFAGMTGEILDLLNLEQLDGLVIEALGAGNLPPIASQSLQRLLDAKVPVVLVSRCFNGIAEPVYSYQGGGSQLYEAGVMFADEVNSQKARIKLIIALNAGLKDLSELRPFLEN, encoded by the coding sequence ATGATGAAAAAAATCTTAATTCTCCACACTGGTGGAACAATTTCGATGGCGGAAGATGAAAATGGTCATGTTTCCCCAAATGCAGTCAATCCAATGAATGCTGTGAGCATGCAGTTTGATGAAGTAAACTTAGTGACAGAGGATATTTTTAACTTACCTAGTCCACATGTCACTTTATCAGATATGTTGGTTTTGAAAAATCGAATCAAAACAGCTTTTATTGCTGAGGATTTTGATGGAGTGGTCATTACACATGGAACTGACACACTTGAAGAAACAGCTTTTTTCCTTGACACTACTCTTTCGCGTGGTAAACCAATTGTTTTAACTGGTGCCATGCGCTCAAGTAATGAATTAGGAACTGACGGAATTTATAATTTACTGATAGCTATTCGCGTCGCTGCTGACAGTAATTCAAGTGACCGTGGCGTACTTGTTGTTATGAATGACGAGATTCATTCTGCTCGTTATGTCACTAAAACACACACGACTAATGTTTCAACTTTTCAAACACCTACACATGGTCCTGTCGGTTTACTGACAAAAAATAAAATTATTTATTTCCATAAAGATAGTGAAAATCAACATTTAGATGTTGCAACTGTTCATGGAAAAGTGCCAATTGTCAAAGCATTTGCTGGGATGACTGGGGAAATTTTAGATTTACTCAATTTGGAACAACTAGACGGTCTTGTCATTGAAGCATTAGGTGCGGGAAATCTCCCACCTATTGCTAGTCAATCGCTTCAAAGATTACTAGATGCTAAGGTTCCTGTCGTTCTTGTTTCTCGTTGTTTTAACGGAATTGCTGAACCTGTCTATTCCTATCAAGGCGGTGGTTCACAACTTTATGAAGCAGGCGTGATGTTTGCTGATGAAGTCAATTCTCAAAAAGCGCGTATTAAAT